In Perca fluviatilis chromosome 18, GENO_Pfluv_1.0, whole genome shotgun sequence, one genomic interval encodes:
- the nhsl1b gene encoding NHS-like protein 1 isoform X8, giving the protein MVFIGTSLKSVIKYFKRKAVSNLDEESKWTVHYTAPWHQQENVFLPGSRPPCVEDLHRQAKVNLKTALRECDKLRKDGFRSSQYYSQGPTFSDPLQSTSSLQDEEEDENDKKSTASSAEDDKSQLSLRPQTPQGGEGYEVDGQVVWNKGTPLPTPEEKMRLAAQAVPTDIVPINVTGAVFDRQASIRRSLINTDTVSRRPKKVKRRKTISGLPDNFNHELAKGHGGELRPHSMFIPGQYSTLGRVGSVNSMLRRSETRDSGCQTEEVKIVPPSMRRIRAQRGQGIAAQMAGISASSSTGSISVSSSDSSGILMLPQFNRDPSRFHSLPRQGARVSLSADPIYSSTPIKPEEQTTPQRQIGKFQVDDTVVHMRHAPRTGTLPRPKSQEVRGTQASDWAGGPACVVSPHAAYSTSLIPNATMSSSSEVITLNTSGQLSHSPASAYPTARPLSLASSTSTDPMISSPTAFTHSSTCPALATSTPTHTPKDGGLVVTAPASESGHSDSSIHSHSTLAPTPPSCLSEEQWIYDTPENVVVPQRTLTSSCSTPINQLYSSLDLSSRTTTDSSSLYSQDNDGYYTSMHMDSGLRSRSHGSGHGAAPGRATRHSMYECREMANQEDSGSLYSDRSLSRSISLRKAKKPPLPPARTDSLRRKTSVKKPLGGVSAISGANEPNRAMLNETLIASLQQSLQMGLRGGKGKVASPSSPSHSPSSDYDDPWVLRPRSQSSISAGSSAASLVANANCGGVSNVYSLCHVTPAHSDTSSLRSDYADSWGYYMDYPRNHGDQRAQTPPAHATDNTSAGAHPGELQNGGELLNNSQAPGAPGQEAGVAVKPKMSTSSPDRVHRLTSPSSGYSSQSNTPTAGTPVPSFVRSMSPSGSRPKPKVPERKSSLLSSVSLSSSSTSLSSNTSDSLKSSGPPPPPPPPLPLSSSSAPTTPLSAPPPFPPPLPPCSSAGTPPPAPPLPTTPQGPSLSPPPACSSSPEFPPPPSPEMLIHPSSSFNGSFSPPPPPPPPVPSMGPPPPPPLPAFVPPSSSPSFVKAVKDAPKPALSSPTNSPKPLITPFALQSVQLRSVKLPEKEINGSSDHTKAQKTGVDLLQGLKPLALEKSHSTEHPTVIHLSNCSPEEDSCYCSPSPVSKLLEELSFDCSITDDTPDSAVMNGEAKNQSYFLLNEKEKVEGQDSLPPQSSQSSPFKQKPPVVSKKPKISFLPPFSPQPINDQVPSQHEDTTSLSQTEDQVDAPQRQIKKDEKERKSEQQEAEETSDNLELLAESSETSTVTQNESYISVSASQSSLDHGLCTDGEAHEEEEEEEAEEEEEEEEEEEEEEEEGDGTSSTTGSISSKEDDTGEVFYSSTAESSPAPSADGASEENMVTPTPTRPRTTEDLFAAIHRGGMQWVVASFLERSKRKVLGRKESEEDKSRAGSHPQSPPVTPTGGSPVMVSPGPVSSLPRQTGSIQRNLRKSSTSSDTFKALLLKKGSRSETSFRMSAAEMLRSTDPRSQRPHSESGLDSPAASPSSLMAPHSPCTSPGRGKRATDEWSRYEALALSSPTSSSFTMSGLKYGRSRTPPSAASSKYNARSRILSSPMTVICEREGELAESEYGDTAESLSGPTAQTLPVLNNSNGTLSKESRS; this is encoded by the exons ATGGTGTTTATCGGGACCTCATTAAAATCTGTGATTAAATACTTCAAAAGGAAGG cGGTGTCTAACCTGGATGAGGAGAGCAAGTGGACGGTTCATTACACAGCGCCGTGGCACCAGCAGGAGAACGTCTTCCTGCCAGGCAGCAGGCCGCCCTGCGTAGAAGACCTCCACCGCCAGGCCAAAGTCAACCTCAAGACCGCCCTGCGAG AATGCGACAAGTTGAGGAAAGATGGTTTTCGGAGCTCTCAGTACTACTCTCAGGGTCCCACCTTTTCTGACCCCTTACAGtccaccagcagcctgcaggatgaggaggaggatgaaaaTGATAAGAAG TCCACAGCTTCATCAGCTGAGGACGACAAATCTCAGCTCTCCTTGAGGCCCCAGACCCCGCAGGGAGGAGAGGGGTACGAAGTTGACGGACAGGTTGTATGGAATAAAGGCacacccctccccaccccagaGGAGAAGATGAGGCTGGCGGCCCAGGCCGTGCCCACAGACATAGTTCCCATCAACGTCACAG GGGCAGTGTTTGACCGACAGGCGAGCATCCGGCGCTCCCTCATTAACACTGACACCGTGTCCCGCCGGCCCAAGAAGGTCAAACGCAGAAAGACAATATCAGGGCTGCCTGACAACTTCAACCATGAGCTAG CAAAAGGACACGGTGGAGAGCTACGGCCGCATTCCATGTTCATCCCGGGACAGTACTCCACCTTGGGCAGAGTTGGGAGCGTCAACTCAATGCTCCGAcgttcagagaccagagactctGGCTGCCAGACAGAAGAAGTAAAGATTGTACCCCCGTCCATGAGAAGAATCCGGGCTCAAAGAGGACAGGGAATTGCTGCTCAAATGGCTGGCATTTCTGCTTCCTCCTCAACAGGAAGTATATCCGTCTCGAGTAGTGACAGCTCTGGGATCTTGATGCTGCCACAGTTTAACAGAGACCCTTCCCGTTTTCACAGTCTGCCCCGACAGGGTGCTAGGGTGTCCCTCAGTGCTGACCCCATCTATAGCAGCACCCCCATCAAGCCAGAGGAGCAAACTACACCTCAAAGGCAAATTGGAAAGTTTCAGGTTGACGATACAGTGGTGCACATGAGACATGCCCCAAGGACAGGCACCCTGCCCAGGCCCAAGTCTCAGGAGGTGAGGGGGACACAGGCCAGTGATTGGGCTGGTGGTCCAGCATGTGTGGTCTCTCCACATGCTGCCTACTCCACCTCACTCATCCCTAATGCCACCATGTCAAGCTCCTCTGAGGTCATTACCCTCAACACCTCCGGTCAGCTCTCCCACTCCCCAGCCTCAGCTTACCCCACAGCTCGGCCGCTCAGTCTGGCTTCCTCCACCAGCACTGACCCCATGATCTCCAGTCCAACAGCCTTTACCCACAGCTCCACCTGCCCAGCTTTGGCCACTTCTACCCCCACTCATACACCAAAGGATGGTGGTCTGGTAGTCACAGCACCTGCTAGCGAGTCAGGGCACTCGGACAGCAGTATACACAGCCACAGCACCTTGGCCCCCACGCCACCATCCTGTCTGTCAGAGGAGCAGTGGATCTACGACACGCCAGAAAACGTGGTGGTTCCACAGCGCACTCTGACCTCCAGCTGCTCCACTCCTATAAACCAGCTGTATAGCAGCCTGGACCTCTCCTCCAGGACCACTACTGACTCCAGCTCCCTCTATTCCCAAGACAATGATGGATACTACACCTCCATGCACATGGACTCAGGCCTGCGCTCTCGCAGCCATGGCAGCGGGCATGGTGCAGCACCTGGACGGGCCACCCGGCACAGCATGTACGAGTGCCGTGAGATGGCCAATCAGGAAGACTCTGGAAGCTTGTACAGTGATCGCTCTCTGTCCCGCAGCATCTCCCTCCGCAAGGCCAAAAAGCCTCCGCTGCCCCCAGCTCGTACAGACTCTCTTAGACGCAAGACTTCTGTGAAAAAGCCCCTTGGAGGCGTTAGCGCCATCAGCGGTGCTAATGAGCCAAACAGAGCCATGCTTAATGAGACTCTAATTGCCAGCTTGCAGCAGAGCCTACAGATGGGGCTGAGAGGAGGGAAAGGAAAAGTGGCTTCACCTTCTTCACCTTCTCATAGCCCGAGCAGCGACTACGATGACCCTTGGGTGCTACGGCCACGCAGTCAGAGTAGCATCAGCGCAGGTAGCTCTGCAGCATCACTAGTAGCTAACGCCAACTGTGGCGGTGTGTCTAACGTTTACTCGCTATGCCACGTGACGCCTGCTCACAGTGACACCAGCAGCTTGCGCTCAGACTATGCTGATTCCTGGGGCTACTACATGGACTACCCTCGTAACCATGGAGACCAGAGGGCACAGACCCCACCGGCTCATGCCACCGATAACACGTCGGCTGGGGCTCACCCAGGAGAATTGCAAAATGGAGGTGAGCTTCTCAACAACAGTCAGGCCCCTGGAGCTCCAGGTCAGGAGGCAGGGGTGGCAGTGAAGCCCAAAATGTCCACCTCCTCACCAGACAGGGTGCATAGGCTGACCTCCCCATCTAGCGGCTACTCTAGTCAGTCCAACACCCCCACAGCTGGAACCCCAGTGCCCTCATTTGTCAGGTCCATGTCTCCCTCAGGCAGCCGGCCCAAGCCCAAAGTGCCCGAGAGAAAgtcatctctcctctcctctgtatCCCTGTCCTCCTCTTCCACCTCCCTTTCCTCCAACACCTCAGACTCACTTAAAAGCTCCGGACCTCCCcctccaccacccccacccttgcccctctcctcctcctcagctcccaCCACCCCTCTCAGCGCACCTCCACCCTTCCCTCCCCCTCTACCGCCATGTTCCAGTGCGGGCACTCCTCCGCCAGCTCCCCCATTACCAACCACTCCACAGGGTCCAAGTCTGAGCCCACCCCCTGCTTGCTCCTCCTCCCCAGAattccctcctcctccatcccctGAAATGCTAATCCACCCCAGTTCATCCTTCAATGGGAGCTTCAGTCctccccctccacctccccctccTGTCCCCTCCATGGGgccccctccacctcctccgcTGCCTGCTTTTGTCCCACCTTCCTCCTCCCCATCCTTTGTGAAGGCAGTGAAAGATGCTCCGAAACCAGCTCTTTCCAGCCCTACAAATTCACCTAAGCCCCTCATCACCCCGTTTGCACTGCAGAGTGTTCAGCTCCGCTCTGTTAAACTGCCAGAGAAGGAAATTAATGGCAGTTCAGACCACACCAAAGCTCAGAAAACAGGGGTGGACCTCCTTCAGGGTCTAAAGCCTCTGGCCCTGGAGAAGTCTCACTCCACAGAGCATCCCACTGTGATACACCTGTCAAACTGCTCCCCAGAAGAAGATTCATGTTACTGCTCACCTTCACCTGTGTCAAAGCTCTTAGAAGAGTTGTCTTTTGACTGCAGTATCACAGATGACACGCCAGACAGTGCGGTCATGAATGGAGAAGCCAAGAATCAGAGTTACTTTCTCTTAaacgaaaaagaaaaagttgaagGACAGGACTCATTGCCCCCACAGAGCTCCCAAAGCTCTCCTTTCAAACAGAAGCCCCCAGTAGTCTCCAAGAAACCCAAAATCTCTTTTCTCCCACCATTTAGCCCCCAACCAATCAATGACCAGGTTCCATCGCAGCATGAGGATACAACCAGCCTGTCACAAACAGAAGACCAAGTAGATGCGCCGCAAAGACAAATAAAGAAAGACGAGAAAGAGCGTAAAAGTGAGCAACAGGAGGCCGAGGAAACTTCAGACAACTTGGAGCTTCTAGCAGAGAGCAGTGAAACATCCACAGTCACCCAGAACGAGTCCTACATTTCTGTTTCTGCTAGCCAGTCAAGTCTTGACCATGGACTGTGTACCGATGGAGAGGCTcatgaagaggaagaggaagaggaggcggaagaggaggaggaagaggaggaggaggaggaggaggaggaggaggagggagatggAACAAGTAGCACGACTGGATCCATCAGCTCCAAGGAGGACGACACTG GTGAGGTGTTCTACTCCAGTACGGCTGAATCGTCGCCGGCCCCATCAGCTGACGGGGCCTCCGAGGAGAACATGGTAACCCCGACTCCCACGCGGCCCCGAACCACTGAGGACCTTTTTGCCGCCATTCACAG AGGGGGCATGCAGTGGGTGGTTGCATCCTTTCTAGAGAG GTCGAAGCGCAAGGTCCTGGGTCGCAAGGAGTCTGAGGAGGACAAGTCCCGGGCTGGGAGCCACCCACAGTCTCCCCCCGTCACCCCGACAGGCGGGTCCCCAGTGATGGTGTCCCCAGGGCCGGTGTCCTCCTTGCCTCGCCAGACAGGCTCCATCCAGCGCAACCTCCGCAAGTCCTCTACCAGCAGCGACACCTTCAAGGCCCTCCTCCTGAAGAAGGGTAGCCGCTCAGAAACCAGCTTCAGGATGTCGGCCGCTGAGATGCTTCGCTCCACTGACCCTCGCTCCCAGAGACCACACTCTGAGTCAGGGTTAGACTCGCCTGCTGCTTCACCCTCCTCACTGATGGCGCCGCACAGCCCCTGCACCTCCCCCGGCCGTGGTAAAAGGGCAACAGATGAGTGGAGCCGCTACGAGGCCTTGGCTCTGTCCTCACCAACTTCATCGTCCTTTACAATGAGCGGGTTAAAATACGGGCGCTCACGCACGCCGCCCTCTGCTGCCAGCAGCAAGTACAACGCACGCAGCCGAATCCTCAGCAGCCCAATGACAGTAATCTGTGAGCGAGAGGGGGAGCTGGCTGAGAGCGAGTACGGAGACACTGCAGAGAGTCTGTCCGGACCCACGGCTCAGACTCTCCCTGTGCTCAATAACTCCAATGGCACTTTATCTAAAGAGAGCAGAAGTTAA
- the nhsl1b gene encoding NHS-like protein 1 isoform X7 — protein MEIVLHPRSPTLAWIRSLAVSNLDEESKWTVHYTAPWHQQENVFLPGSRPPCVEDLHRQAKVNLKTALRECDKLRKDGFRSSQYYSQGPTFSDPLQSTSSLQDEEEDENDKKSTASSAEDDKSQLSLRPQTPQGGEGYEVDGQVVWNKGTPLPTPEEKMRLAAQAVPTDIVPINVTGAVFDRQASIRRSLINTDTVSRRPKKVKRRKTISGLPDNFNHELAAKGHGGELRPHSMFIPGQYSTLGRVGSVNSMLRRSETRDSGCQTEEVKIVPPSMRRIRAQRGQGIAAQMAGISASSSTGSISVSSSDSSGILMLPQFNRDPSRFHSLPRQGARVSLSADPIYSSTPIKPEEQTTPQRQIGKFQVDDTVVHMRHAPRTGTLPRPKSQEVRGTQASDWAGGPACVVSPHAAYSTSLIPNATMSSSSEVITLNTSGQLSHSPASAYPTARPLSLASSTSTDPMISSPTAFTHSSTCPALATSTPTHTPKDGGLVVTAPASESGHSDSSIHSHSTLAPTPPSCLSEEQWIYDTPENVVVPQRTLTSSCSTPINQLYSSLDLSSRTTTDSSSLYSQDNDGYYTSMHMDSGLRSRSHGSGHGAAPGRATRHSMYECREMANQEDSGSLYSDRSLSRSISLRKAKKPPLPPARTDSLRRKTSVKKPLGGVSAISGANEPNRAMLNETLIASLQQSLQMGLRGGKGKVASPSSPSHSPSSDYDDPWVLRPRSQSSISAGSSAASLVANANCGGVSNVYSLCHVTPAHSDTSSLRSDYADSWGYYMDYPRNHGDQRAQTPPAHATDNTSAGAHPGELQNGGELLNNSQAPGAPGQEAGVAVKPKMSTSSPDRVHRLTSPSSGYSSQSNTPTAGTPVPSFVRSMSPSGSRPKPKVPERKSSLLSSVSLSSSSTSLSSNTSDSLKSSGPPPPPPPPLPLSSSSAPTTPLSAPPPFPPPLPPCSSAGTPPPAPPLPTTPQGPSLSPPPACSSSPEFPPPPSPEMLIHPSSSFNGSFSPPPPPPPPVPSMGPPPPPPLPAFVPPSSSPSFVKAVKDAPKPALSSPTNSPKPLITPFALQSVQLRSVKLPEKEINGSSDHTKAQKTGVDLLQGLKPLALEKSHSTEHPTVIHLSNCSPEEDSCYCSPSPVSKLLEELSFDCSITDDTPDSAVMNGEAKNQSYFLLNEKEKVEGQDSLPPQSSQSSPFKQKPPVVSKKPKISFLPPFSPQPINDQVPSQHEDTTSLSQTEDQVDAPQRQIKKDEKERKSEQQEAEETSDNLELLAESSETSTVTQNESYISVSASQSSLDHGLCTDGEAHEEEEEEEAEEEEEEEEEEEEEEEEGDGTSSTTGSISSKEDDTGEVFYSSTAESSPAPSADGASEENMVTPTPTRPRTTEDLFAAIHRGGMQWVVASFLERSKRKVLGRKESEEDKSRAGSHPQSPPVTPTGGSPVMVSPGPVSSLPRQTGSIQRNLRKSSTSSDTFKALLLKKGSRSETSFRMSAAEMLRSTDPRSQRPHSESGLDSPAASPSSLMAPHSPCTSPGRGKRATDEWSRYEALALSSPTSSSFTMSGLKYGRSRTPPSAASSKYNARSRILSSPMTVICEREGELAESEYGDTAESLSGPTAQTLPVLNNSNGTLSKESRS, from the exons ATGGAGATAGTCCTACATCCACGATCACCAACTTTGGCTTGGATTCGCTCACTTG cGGTGTCTAACCTGGATGAGGAGAGCAAGTGGACGGTTCATTACACAGCGCCGTGGCACCAGCAGGAGAACGTCTTCCTGCCAGGCAGCAGGCCGCCCTGCGTAGAAGACCTCCACCGCCAGGCCAAAGTCAACCTCAAGACCGCCCTGCGAG AATGCGACAAGTTGAGGAAAGATGGTTTTCGGAGCTCTCAGTACTACTCTCAGGGTCCCACCTTTTCTGACCCCTTACAGtccaccagcagcctgcaggatgaggaggaggatgaaaaTGATAAGAAG TCCACAGCTTCATCAGCTGAGGACGACAAATCTCAGCTCTCCTTGAGGCCCCAGACCCCGCAGGGAGGAGAGGGGTACGAAGTTGACGGACAGGTTGTATGGAATAAAGGCacacccctccccaccccagaGGAGAAGATGAGGCTGGCGGCCCAGGCCGTGCCCACAGACATAGTTCCCATCAACGTCACAG GGGCAGTGTTTGACCGACAGGCGAGCATCCGGCGCTCCCTCATTAACACTGACACCGTGTCCCGCCGGCCCAAGAAGGTCAAACGCAGAAAGACAATATCAGGGCTGCCTGACAACTTCAACCATGAGCTAG CAGCAAAAGGACACGGTGGAGAGCTACGGCCGCATTCCATGTTCATCCCGGGACAGTACTCCACCTTGGGCAGAGTTGGGAGCGTCAACTCAATGCTCCGAcgttcagagaccagagactctGGCTGCCAGACAGAAGAAGTAAAGATTGTACCCCCGTCCATGAGAAGAATCCGGGCTCAAAGAGGACAGGGAATTGCTGCTCAAATGGCTGGCATTTCTGCTTCCTCCTCAACAGGAAGTATATCCGTCTCGAGTAGTGACAGCTCTGGGATCTTGATGCTGCCACAGTTTAACAGAGACCCTTCCCGTTTTCACAGTCTGCCCCGACAGGGTGCTAGGGTGTCCCTCAGTGCTGACCCCATCTATAGCAGCACCCCCATCAAGCCAGAGGAGCAAACTACACCTCAAAGGCAAATTGGAAAGTTTCAGGTTGACGATACAGTGGTGCACATGAGACATGCCCCAAGGACAGGCACCCTGCCCAGGCCCAAGTCTCAGGAGGTGAGGGGGACACAGGCCAGTGATTGGGCTGGTGGTCCAGCATGTGTGGTCTCTCCACATGCTGCCTACTCCACCTCACTCATCCCTAATGCCACCATGTCAAGCTCCTCTGAGGTCATTACCCTCAACACCTCCGGTCAGCTCTCCCACTCCCCAGCCTCAGCTTACCCCACAGCTCGGCCGCTCAGTCTGGCTTCCTCCACCAGCACTGACCCCATGATCTCCAGTCCAACAGCCTTTACCCACAGCTCCACCTGCCCAGCTTTGGCCACTTCTACCCCCACTCATACACCAAAGGATGGTGGTCTGGTAGTCACAGCACCTGCTAGCGAGTCAGGGCACTCGGACAGCAGTATACACAGCCACAGCACCTTGGCCCCCACGCCACCATCCTGTCTGTCAGAGGAGCAGTGGATCTACGACACGCCAGAAAACGTGGTGGTTCCACAGCGCACTCTGACCTCCAGCTGCTCCACTCCTATAAACCAGCTGTATAGCAGCCTGGACCTCTCCTCCAGGACCACTACTGACTCCAGCTCCCTCTATTCCCAAGACAATGATGGATACTACACCTCCATGCACATGGACTCAGGCCTGCGCTCTCGCAGCCATGGCAGCGGGCATGGTGCAGCACCTGGACGGGCCACCCGGCACAGCATGTACGAGTGCCGTGAGATGGCCAATCAGGAAGACTCTGGAAGCTTGTACAGTGATCGCTCTCTGTCCCGCAGCATCTCCCTCCGCAAGGCCAAAAAGCCTCCGCTGCCCCCAGCTCGTACAGACTCTCTTAGACGCAAGACTTCTGTGAAAAAGCCCCTTGGAGGCGTTAGCGCCATCAGCGGTGCTAATGAGCCAAACAGAGCCATGCTTAATGAGACTCTAATTGCCAGCTTGCAGCAGAGCCTACAGATGGGGCTGAGAGGAGGGAAAGGAAAAGTGGCTTCACCTTCTTCACCTTCTCATAGCCCGAGCAGCGACTACGATGACCCTTGGGTGCTACGGCCACGCAGTCAGAGTAGCATCAGCGCAGGTAGCTCTGCAGCATCACTAGTAGCTAACGCCAACTGTGGCGGTGTGTCTAACGTTTACTCGCTATGCCACGTGACGCCTGCTCACAGTGACACCAGCAGCTTGCGCTCAGACTATGCTGATTCCTGGGGCTACTACATGGACTACCCTCGTAACCATGGAGACCAGAGGGCACAGACCCCACCGGCTCATGCCACCGATAACACGTCGGCTGGGGCTCACCCAGGAGAATTGCAAAATGGAGGTGAGCTTCTCAACAACAGTCAGGCCCCTGGAGCTCCAGGTCAGGAGGCAGGGGTGGCAGTGAAGCCCAAAATGTCCACCTCCTCACCAGACAGGGTGCATAGGCTGACCTCCCCATCTAGCGGCTACTCTAGTCAGTCCAACACCCCCACAGCTGGAACCCCAGTGCCCTCATTTGTCAGGTCCATGTCTCCCTCAGGCAGCCGGCCCAAGCCCAAAGTGCCCGAGAGAAAgtcatctctcctctcctctgtatCCCTGTCCTCCTCTTCCACCTCCCTTTCCTCCAACACCTCAGACTCACTTAAAAGCTCCGGACCTCCCcctccaccacccccacccttgcccctctcctcctcctcagctcccaCCACCCCTCTCAGCGCACCTCCACCCTTCCCTCCCCCTCTACCGCCATGTTCCAGTGCGGGCACTCCTCCGCCAGCTCCCCCATTACCAACCACTCCACAGGGTCCAAGTCTGAGCCCACCCCCTGCTTGCTCCTCCTCCCCAGAattccctcctcctccatcccctGAAATGCTAATCCACCCCAGTTCATCCTTCAATGGGAGCTTCAGTCctccccctccacctccccctccTGTCCCCTCCATGGGgccccctccacctcctccgcTGCCTGCTTTTGTCCCACCTTCCTCCTCCCCATCCTTTGTGAAGGCAGTGAAAGATGCTCCGAAACCAGCTCTTTCCAGCCCTACAAATTCACCTAAGCCCCTCATCACCCCGTTTGCACTGCAGAGTGTTCAGCTCCGCTCTGTTAAACTGCCAGAGAAGGAAATTAATGGCAGTTCAGACCACACCAAAGCTCAGAAAACAGGGGTGGACCTCCTTCAGGGTCTAAAGCCTCTGGCCCTGGAGAAGTCTCACTCCACAGAGCATCCCACTGTGATACACCTGTCAAACTGCTCCCCAGAAGAAGATTCATGTTACTGCTCACCTTCACCTGTGTCAAAGCTCTTAGAAGAGTTGTCTTTTGACTGCAGTATCACAGATGACACGCCAGACAGTGCGGTCATGAATGGAGAAGCCAAGAATCAGAGTTACTTTCTCTTAaacgaaaaagaaaaagttgaagGACAGGACTCATTGCCCCCACAGAGCTCCCAAAGCTCTCCTTTCAAACAGAAGCCCCCAGTAGTCTCCAAGAAACCCAAAATCTCTTTTCTCCCACCATTTAGCCCCCAACCAATCAATGACCAGGTTCCATCGCAGCATGAGGATACAACCAGCCTGTCACAAACAGAAGACCAAGTAGATGCGCCGCAAAGACAAATAAAGAAAGACGAGAAAGAGCGTAAAAGTGAGCAACAGGAGGCCGAGGAAACTTCAGACAACTTGGAGCTTCTAGCAGAGAGCAGTGAAACATCCACAGTCACCCAGAACGAGTCCTACATTTCTGTTTCTGCTAGCCAGTCAAGTCTTGACCATGGACTGTGTACCGATGGAGAGGCTcatgaagaggaagaggaagaggaggcggaagaggaggaggaagaggaggaggaggaggaggaggaggaggaggagggagatggAACAAGTAGCACGACTGGATCCATCAGCTCCAAGGAGGACGACACTG GTGAGGTGTTCTACTCCAGTACGGCTGAATCGTCGCCGGCCCCATCAGCTGACGGGGCCTCCGAGGAGAACATGGTAACCCCGACTCCCACGCGGCCCCGAACCACTGAGGACCTTTTTGCCGCCATTCACAG AGGGGGCATGCAGTGGGTGGTTGCATCCTTTCTAGAGAG GTCGAAGCGCAAGGTCCTGGGTCGCAAGGAGTCTGAGGAGGACAAGTCCCGGGCTGGGAGCCACCCACAGTCTCCCCCCGTCACCCCGACAGGCGGGTCCCCAGTGATGGTGTCCCCAGGGCCGGTGTCCTCCTTGCCTCGCCAGACAGGCTCCATCCAGCGCAACCTCCGCAAGTCCTCTACCAGCAGCGACACCTTCAAGGCCCTCCTCCTGAAGAAGGGTAGCCGCTCAGAAACCAGCTTCAGGATGTCGGCCGCTGAGATGCTTCGCTCCACTGACCCTCGCTCCCAGAGACCACACTCTGAGTCAGGGTTAGACTCGCCTGCTGCTTCACCCTCCTCACTGATGGCGCCGCACAGCCCCTGCACCTCCCCCGGCCGTGGTAAAAGGGCAACAGATGAGTGGAGCCGCTACGAGGCCTTGGCTCTGTCCTCACCAACTTCATCGTCCTTTACAATGAGCGGGTTAAAATACGGGCGCTCACGCACGCCGCCCTCTGCTGCCAGCAGCAAGTACAACGCACGCAGCCGAATCCTCAGCAGCCCAATGACAGTAATCTGTGAGCGAGAGGGGGAGCTGGCTGAGAGCGAGTACGGAGACACTGCAGAGAGTCTGTCCGGACCCACGGCTCAGACTCTCCCTGTGCTCAATAACTCCAATGGCACTTTATCTAAAGAGAGCAGAAGTTAA